The Ictalurus punctatus breed USDA103 chromosome 15, Coco_2.0, whole genome shotgun sequence DNA window ctgattctaactgtatggatttgaaggtgtgatacaaaatgtcagttttgtgAGTTATTTGTAAAGTGCATCACCTTTAtcaatagacactgtttcaaagaggatcaaaggtttgcttgtccaaatatgtaacaAAAACTACATAAAAcaaatttccatggggtgtacttactatTTCACATGACTATGTATTATTTCCCACATTTATAGCACAGGCTAGGTTTTTATAATAGCTTTTAAAGCAGCCTGTTCACTGAAATGCAGTTTGATGCATTCTGTAGGGTGATTTGCGTCTCAGAAAACAATTCCTTTAGGGTTTTGCTCCAAATGCTAATCGTACAAGCTGAAGAACAATAGGCTGCAATTACTTTTACCCACGCGGCTTCTGCATACTGGCTGACTTGtcactaaataaatattaacactGAATATCTGTGATCTAATGATAGCGTTCCTTAATTCTAGCACGTTTCAAACAAGGCATAATGATGTACAATGATACAGAATTGAAAATAcattactttaaataaaagacTGTGCTAAAGTTTCAGATCAAGTACTTGTTATGAagatgtgcatttaaaaaaaaacaaacaaacacatatgtaTTGTCATTAAAGCATCACAGTGCTTTTACCGAATTACTTCCAGCTATTTTgaagtattatttttttggctAGTGTACAACATGCGgttccatttcatttcattctaaTATTGAAGATAGTAGTATTGTGGTGAGAATCATGCTGGTGTAAGCACAAATCCCAGACACGACTGCCCCAAGCGAAACGGTAACGAGAATTTAGAGAAGCAAACAAGGAGAGAATAAGGAACTGTCCGCTCACGTTCCTTGCTCTCCGGTTGAGGTGAATACGTGGTAAAGTGCGTAATTAATATCGAGTTTGACAGTGTCATCAGTGTGCCGGGTTCACCTCCCGATTGCGGTGGTTCTGGTTGAGCTCGTTGTTGAGCTCTTGAAGAGCCTGGTGGTGGCGGTGGTGGCGGTGCAGGTGGATGTCGTCTGCCTCGGGTATGTCGACTGGCTCAAACGTACTGGGAACGTGGGGCATGAACTGGCGGAAGATACTGACACTGCCATGCCAGAAAGTGGGCTGGGGGAGGCGGCCGGCCAGGTTCCACGAGCGAGCGCCGGGGTCGTACACCTCCACCACGTCAGACAGCTCAAACGTGTTGTCATAGCCACCAGACACATAGAGGCGGCCTCCCAGAACCGCCACGCTGCCACCCACGTGTACCTGGGGAGAAAAACATTCATCTAGTGTTTAATTCTGACAGCAGCAAGTCAGTGTAGCTGGACTTGTAGAATAACCCTTCggagaaaatattttgagcattTTTGAAGACCACATGACATGTGGAACTGTAAAATGTGAGAACATGGGCTGGACGGTCAGGCCTCCACTAAAGATTCCTCTCCCAAACTTCACTTTTGTAGCTTATACAAAAGGTTTTTAATCTATTCTGCATCCTTATGATAAAGTGATGAAGTGCCCTGTATAAGGAGATGAACCATCTCCAAGATACTCAAACTGTAGAAGTCTTAGAAATAATCGCTACTAAGGTCTGTTTCAATAAAGTTGAGAACCATAAATGACCCGATCATTTGTTGGTTTAGATACTAACCTAATAAATGTTCTAAGAGATTTGTTTCAGGAAACAGCTGGCATTTTCTTATAGCTACAAGATGCCTCGGATCTATTAAAGATGTATTCAACGCGCTGATCAAGCTGAGATCCGGTCACACCCACAGGGTAAACATGGCGAAGGAGAAGAAAAGTCTCTTACTTGGTTCATTGGGCTAATCTTGTCCCATTCGTTCTTCTGTGGATCATAGGTGTCAATTTCTGCAGAGTCATCCCTGAAACACAGCAGCCATTATAAGAGTTTTCACAAATGTTCATTCAAATTACGCAAAAGCTACGAACACGCTAGGAGTGGTAGCAGAACATGTAGCAATATAACATGTTGCTGTAGTGTGGTTTAGGAAGAATACAACAGGAGAGGGTTGAGAATTTTTGGGGAGTCGGACTGAGACAAAAGTGATGAGGCCATTGAAGTACGGAAGCTGACCAGGCAGATGCTAATACATGGAAATGAACTCGGTTGGTATTTTGAAAAGTCTGCGGTGAGGTAAATGAACAATTACACACTGACTAATCCTGAAACCATAGCAACTATAGCGCCAATTCAAATTTATATTAAACTACATCACTATTTGAAAACTGTTCCATTAACCCGTTACATCATGATAAATATATTACcctatatattaaaatatacagaCACCTCCTCACCTCACAAAGTAGATGAGTCCGTTGAGAGTCACTGATTTGGGCGCGAAGGACCAGGGCGGCATCTGGCCGCAGTTGACCAGGTTCCAGCGGTTAGTGTCGGCATCATAGCACTGGATGGCCATGGTATCTTCACCCGTTAGAGAGCCGATGGCGTAGAGACGGCCACCGCATGTTGTTGTCGAGCAGTTGTCCATGGGGTGCAGCATGGATGCCAAAGGCTCCCAACAATCCAGTGCGTGGTCGTAGCGCTCCGTACTGTCCGAGGCCACCACGTAGAGCTGGCCCTTCAGCACACAGGAGCTGTGGTACTCGCGTGCTTTAAGCATGGGCGACACCTCGGTCCACTCGTTCACGCTCGAGTTGTAGCGCCACACGCCGTCGTAGAGGCGCGAACCATCCGAGCCGCCTGCCATCAAAAAGTGGGTGTGGTCAAAACACCATTTcggggttgtttttgttttaaaatcccCTCTTCAAAATGATTAACATTAAACACACCTCCAGTAGCACTGGATATTTATAGTAGCCTTGGTAGCACTTTATTACAACAAACGATAAATGTTATCTTGCAAAACACATGTGAGGATTTGTGACCGCCTGAGATGTTTAATGAACCATTAACCTCTGTCGTTCCTCTGGCAGAACACCGTGTCCCCATTACCTCTCTCGTATATATCCACACAGatagttgtttatttatactTGTGCGTGCTGCCATTTCGTGAGAACTGTTCTAGAGAACTCTAAAGGCACGAGACAATATAGGCCAGGAAGGATTACAGTGTTGTTACCCTGACCAAGTTATtcaaagtgagagagtgagcgagcgagcaagCGATTTTCGTTTTTGCAATTTAGCTTTAGACTGCTTTCCCATGATCCAAATGAAATCCACCATCTTCTCACTTAAATGGCTTCCTATTTCACATACATAATGGAGATGAACGCCCTCATGAATAGTGTAGAAAGACATTTGAGATGAATTCTCAGAAAGGCATAACTGCTTGTGTTTACGTTTTTAATTGCGACttagtttttttctctcctggtATTTACATATTACCTGGGTTTAGGAGCACGGGCAgtcattaaacattaaagaaatGCCACATTTAGCTCTTTATattcattaaacattaaagagtTTCTTCTACTTTCTTTCGCTTTGTAAGAGAGAAATGTGGCAAAGCCATGCGCATTTTAACATCAAATGAGAGATGACTGGTTTCGTTTCAAAATCATGCATTTGAAATTCCATTGGTACTTCCTACCTATTAAATCACCCCCCGAGAACCTCTAGAGAAACTCCGCCCTTTTACAAGGGTAGATTTAGATGATGGGAAACAAAGCATGCACTCGGGAGGGATATGAATATGGGATATGGTCCTACATACATACAGCCTGAGTCACAACATCAATGGTCAAACCTACCTGTGACATACATATCATTGCCTAGTGCGGCTATACTGTAGCCTCCTCCAAGATGGTCAGGAAACTCAGCCAGGTATCTCCACTGGCCTGTCTGTGGGTTGAAGCAGTCGACGGTCACGAGTTCATCACAGTCTTGGTCACAACCTCCCACCACGACTAGGATCTCAGCGAGACCTGTAGAAGGACGAGGGCGCATTCGCTGGCACGGACGGTCATGCCGGTCGTACTCTCCGGACTGGAAGCTGCGAGCCTCGCCCACCAAGCGCAGACACTCTGGTGTCAGATAGACGAGTGGGTCGCTCTCAACGCGGGCAAGCAGGAAGAAGCGTCGAACGAAGGGCAAGCGTACCTGCTGCAGGAGCTCAGGCCAGTACTGGAGCCCTCTCCTTGGATCAGCCTTAACCCAGCGTGCCGCTATCTGGTAAGCCGTTTCCTCCTTGTCCACACGTAACCCATCGTCTGACATTAGTTCCAGCAGGCGCTTCCAGGGCAGACGCTCAAACTCCTGGCCCTTGGCCAGTTCCATAATGTTGTTGAGCGCAAAGCGCCGGGCACTGGTGGCCAACTCACTGCAGGCATACGCCTCGGCAAAGTCCTGGATCTCCAGGCAATTGGAGACATCAAGGCGCTGCTCCAGGAAAGCGCAGCATGCCGCCTTGACGGACGGGAACTGAAACAGGTCAGCCGCTTTAAGCAGCACGTCCACATTGTCACACGTGACGGTCACACGACCTGTATAACAGAAGTCTACAAGAAGGCCGAGCAGCTCAGCCGAGACCTCATGTAGTGCCACTCTGTCCATAGCGCTTTCACGGAGAGTACCAGCAAACATAGCGCGGAAGTACATACTGGCAGCGGCCAGAACTGTTCGGTGGCAGTGGAACTCCTTTCCCTCAGCGCACAGGGTCACATCGAAAAACTTACGCTCAGCACGCAGCTCATGAATGCCCCGCAGCAGGTTGACAGCATGGGCTGTATCGAAGAATGGCAGCACAGAATGCTGCGTCTGTAAGACTGGCTTCTCCATTGCAGCAGTTTCGCCTGATAACAGTCTCTGGTTGGGACTGGACTCAAAACACTCTTGTCATCTGTAAGGAGAGAAACCACACATGGTAACGTCACATATTGTAGACAACAACGATGGCATCAGTTCAGTTTCCCTTAACTGACTTATTTACAGATCAACTACAGAACAATGATGTGATCAAAGAGCTGCTTGAAAACAGACAGATTTGGTGTGATTTCAAATAAAACTTTAcgatcaagattaaaaaaaacaaaacaaagctacGCCTAGTTTAACAGTTTTAGAGGTTACTGATCtagtacctaataaactggcattGTAGTGTGAATTAAATAGATCACATATATGGCCAGAGTAATCAACAACTAATTTGTGCCAAGTAACAAATTTCAACATACAAATTTCCTCCTACCGGTATAGCTTCTTTAGACGTCTTAACTGCTTAAAAGAACTGGACACAAGATGACGCACCAGAAGCTCTTAGACTCTGATATCAGTTATGACAAATACATGTGACCTCCTCTGTCTTAAGAAACAGCTCTTTACTGTTTGCCTAGTCTATAAATACATCAGCAGTGTCCATTTCCACAGGGTGAGGAGGGGGAAAGTACACCTCGCACCATACAGCCTGTTTTCAGTTAGGATTACTGAAATTCTCCCTCCCCCCCAACCACCTCCAATACCCATAACCCCACTGGGTAAGTCCACAAACAGGCGTAGGCCCTTCAACGCAGAGCCAGATCCAGTAAAAATATTGACGAGGTGCATAATTCATAACTGCCTTTAAAAATATCTCCAGATCTACAGCAAAGAGAAACTGCACTCAAAAACCCCAAGCAAATCGGAGGTTATGTGCTTGTTAAAACTTGCCGTTACTTTCCTCCTACTTCAAATGGATCAGCCAAAGCTTGGCATCGATCATGATCATATTAACCCATTTGACCTTCTGATTTTTCTCAATCATACATGAAACAAAGGTACAGAAACAAACCCGTGGAAAGTTCAAATTAAAACGGTTAATGGTTGTGTATAACAGCGTGTACATTTTATAGGTCTCGTTAAAAATAAGGGTGTGTCAAACATTGACCATTTCTCAATTACTGAAAATAGTACAAGTTCCCCTTAATATTAAGTACTCATCAGGTTAAATGTCATCAGCCAGTTTCCAGTCATCAATAATCCAATTCACTGGCTGACAagctttaaatgaaatatattaaacTTTTTGATACTTACAACGTAAAGGTTTAGATTGCTTTATCGAGGGTCTAGCTTCAAAACAGGTTATGAAACAACAAGAAGTCGTGTGTgacccaaccccccccccccccccccccaaaaaaaaaaaaaaaacccttgccGTTGCCAGTAAGCCTAGCTCAAATTTCACACAGAGATCCAACTATGTAGCCAGCACAACTTTGAAAGGCAGAACACCCATGAGGGCTTTTGAGAAAGAGTAGTTATATGTCCTACATAATGCATAACAGCGTAATGTGGTCATAGTTCTATTTCCTTGCACAGATACACTGTATGATCCCTTAGAAAATCTGACCCATTTAGAACTATGATACTGTCTTTCTCCATAATTCAGATTATTAAAGCACTATTAAATTTCTTATGCACTATTAAATAGCTATAACCGGACCTCTGCTAAAAGTAAAATTCCTAATTTGTAACGCAAGAGTACTAGATAAACTGGATATACTCACAGCAACTTTCCGTTTAGACTTTTCTGAGAACTCTCATGCTGATAGACCCCATAAAACAGGCAGACAAAGTCATGACAGGCAAGTCTACTCATTAACCAAACAAGCAGGCAGAGGTCAAAACCGAAAAACACCCCAGAATCTGAATGATTGGAGACTACAAGATGACAAAGTTTGGAACACAATTTGAGATTTTAAGTGGGGACTAAGAAAGAGACTCGAACACATTACCAGGAACTGGAGCTGGAGCTGAATCAGGGACCGAAACTTGAGAAGAGAGAGATGGCATCAGGACCAATTATAAGAAACCTCATCAAGCCTTGGGACTTGGTAGGAGCAAAAGTTAAGACCGAGACAGGATAACAGATAAGATCAAGAACATTGGCTGGTACAGGAACAGGGACAAAGACCAAGCCAAAACTTGTGGCAAAGACCGAGCCAGGGCCAGAATCCGTGGCGTCGACCGAGCCAGGGCCAGAATCCGTGGCGTCGACCGAGCCAGGGCCAGAATCCGTGGCGTCGACCGAGCCAGGGCCAGAATCCGTGGCGTCGACCGAGCCAGGGCCAGAATCTGTAGTGTAGACTTGAGACAAGGCCAGAATCTGTGGCGTAAACTAAGCCAAGGACAGAATCAGTGGCAGAACCGGGCTCTACTCTACTTGGGACACCAACTTAAAATTCAAACTGGGCATGGAGAAGGTCTGGGTATTATGTGCCTCTCTTGAATTATGGCAGTTGCATAACAAGATTTACCGAAGGATGACAGATAATGATAGTAACTTTTCTTGCTGTTTGTTGCTCCAGAGTCATTCCTCCAATTTAAATCTAACTCAACATCAATAGGGGTCCAACATCACATTATTGCTGAGCTCCTTCCACAGGCTTCCTGTGCCAGTGTACTTTAAATTTAAAACATTGATGCCTGTATACAACCAAAAAACAGACCCTGCCTACATAAAGGTGCTTATCAAACCTTGCTCTACACTACATTCCCTTCGAACCTCGGGTAGGGTACCTGTATTTGATCCCCCAGAACCTTAATTTTG harbors:
- the klhl21 gene encoding kelch-like protein 21; its protein translation is MEKPVLQTQHSVLPFFDTAHAVNLLRGIHELRAERKFFDVTLCAEGKEFHCHRTVLAAASMYFRAMFAGTLRESAMDRVALHEVSAELLGLLVDFCYTGRVTVTCDNVDVLLKAADLFQFPSVKAACCAFLEQRLDVSNCLEIQDFAEAYACSELATSARRFALNNIMELAKGQEFERLPWKRLLELMSDDGLRVDKEETAYQIAARWVKADPRRGLQYWPELLQQVRLPFVRRFFLLARVESDPLVYLTPECLRLVGEARSFQSGEYDRHDRPCQRMRPRPSTGLAEILVVVGGCDQDCDELVTVDCFNPQTGQWRYLAEFPDHLGGGYSIAALGNDMYVTGGSDGSRLYDGVWRYNSSVNEWTEVSPMLKAREYHSSCVLKGQLYVVASDSTERYDHALDCWEPLASMLHPMDNCSTTTCGGRLYAIGSLTGEDTMAIQCYDADTNRWNLVNCGQMPPWSFAPKSVTLNGLIYFVRDDSAEIDTYDPQKNEWDKISPMNQVHVGGSVAVLGGRLYVSGGYDNTFELSDVVEVYDPGARSWNLAGRLPQPTFWHGSVSIFRQFMPHVPSTFEPVDIPEADDIHLHRHHRHHQALQELNNELNQNHRNREVNPAH